The following are encoded in a window of Candidatus Jordarchaeales archaeon genomic DNA:
- a CDS encoding CoA-binding protein codes for MSNSLSDDYTEKGKGGVALRSLDAFFNPRSVAVIGATETLGFGHVPTKNILSHQGVKTYLVNIKGGKVMGVDVFRSVRELPEVVDLAVIMVPSGAVIEVIKECAEKGVRHVIIESAGFSETGEEGARLEREVVKIARANGMRIIGPNCVGVVNTSNMFTTADVDVAILVKGGVAFVAQSGVFGTALVDRACSEGLGLSKVVTLGNKCDVDEVDVVEYLADDEETKVIGLYVEGVKPGRGKKMIEVFKRTSAKKPILVLKSGRTEAGSRAVRSHTGSLAGSDKVFDAAIKQSGAIRVESIDELFYTAMVLASQPLPPDGGVAILTNSGSLGAMMCDELETLGLKLATLLPETINGLRKAAPPWASCANPVDVGPAVVESAMPAVELLGSDPNVGAIVMIFAIPGIVSSPRYFNADLTPFFEILGETASRTGKPTVVLGFGDERIIKMAESGFKKKQIPVLRNLTLTAKAIAALYKYKQIKGGSK; via the coding sequence TTGTCGAACAGCTTGTCTGACGACTACACGGAGAAGGGGAAGGGTGGCGTTGCCTTGCGGTCTCTTGACGCGTTCTTTAACCCACGATCGGTGGCTGTCATAGGGGCGACTGAGACCCTCGGCTTCGGGCATGTCCCAACGAAGAACATTCTGTCGCATCAGGGCGTCAAAACCTACCTTGTAAACATTAAGGGGGGGAAGGTTATGGGAGTTGATGTTTTCAGGTCTGTGAGGGAGCTTCCAGAGGTCGTCGACCTCGCCGTCATCATGGTTCCAAGTGGCGCAGTCATAGAAGTAATAAAGGAGTGTGCTGAGAAGGGGGTTCGCCACGTCATAATAGAGTCAGCGGGGTTCTCTGAGACGGGAGAGGAGGGGGCGAGGCTAGAAAGGGAGGTAGTAAAGATTGCTAGGGCTAACGGCATGAGGATTATAGGCCCGAATTGTGTTGGCGTGGTTAACACGTCCAACATGTTCACCACGGCTGACGTGGACGTGGCAATCCTCGTGAAAGGAGGTGTCGCCTTCGTCGCCCAGTCAGGGGTTTTCGGGACAGCGCTGGTTGACAGGGCTTGCTCGGAGGGCTTAGGGCTGAGCAAGGTTGTCACCCTAGGCAACAAGTGCGACGTGGACGAAGTAGACGTAGTAGAGTACTTGGCGGACGATGAAGAAACAAAGGTCATAGGGCTGTACGTTGAGGGCGTCAAACCCGGGAGAGGTAAGAAAATGATTGAGGTTTTCAAGAGGACATCGGCGAAGAAGCCCATACTGGTGTTGAAGTCTGGGAGGACGGAGGCTGGCTCTAGGGCTGTGAGGAGCCACACGGGAAGCTTGGCTGGAAGCGACAAGGTCTTTGACGCAGCCATAAAGCAGTCAGGAGCAATAAGGGTGGAAAGCATAGACGAGCTATTCTACACCGCCATGGTCTTGGCTTCTCAGCCCCTCCCACCAGACGGGGGCGTAGCCATCCTAACAAACTCGGGATCCCTTGGCGCAATGATGTGTGACGAGCTCGAAACATTAGGGTTGAAGCTTGCAACACTACTGCCTGAAACGATAAACGGGCTTAGGAAAGCCGCACCTCCGTGGGCGTCGTGCGCGAACCCCGTAGACGTTGGACCAGCAGTGGTAGAGTCAGCTATGCCAGCCGTTGAGTTACTGGGAAGTGACCCAAACGTCGGCGCCATCGTCATGATCTTTGCCATACCAGGAATAGTTTCGAGTCCACGATACTTCAATGCAGATCTCACCCCGTTCTTCGAAATCCTCGGTGAAACGGCGTCGAGAACGGGCAAGCCAACAGTAGTTCTAGGTTTTGGGGACGAAAGAATAATTAAGATGGCTGAAAGTGGATTCAAGAAAAAGCAGATTCCCGTATTAAGGAACCTGACACTGACAGCTAAAGCAATAGCCGCACTCTACAAATATAAACAGATAAAGGGCGGAAGTAAGTAG